One Pyrococcus furiosus DSM 3638 genomic window, ACTTCTAACTATAATAGCTTCAACATCTCTAACTAATTCTAAAAGCCTATTTTCCTCCGGATACTCCTCGTAAATAACTTCAAAACCAGCATCTTTTAGTATATTTAGAGCCTTTTCATGAAGAGGGGCAGCTACAAGCACCTTCACCATTATCACCTCCTTTTAACGGCCATAAGCATTATATGGTCTGAAGCATCTTCAGCCCTATCGGCAATATCTCCAATTTTTGTGATAATTTGGTTCCAAATAAGCTTTGCGTAAGTGGAAATGTTTTCATCTTCAAATATCTTTCTCAGCAAAGAGTATTCTATTTTATCGGCATCCTCTTCTTGAGCTTCAGTGGACTTAGAATATTCAAGTGCTCTATCTACGTCAGTCTCTAAGGATACAACAGCTTCTTTGAGGTACTCAAATGTTTTTAGGGATTCGTTGATTAAAATAAGGATCTTTTCTTTATATTCCGGGGGAACTGCAGGCTTAGCAAATATTAGGGTATGGGCAGCACTTTCCGCAGCATCTGCAACATTATCTATTAGCTCTACAAGTCTTATGTAATCCCCTCTATTTGCCGGAATAAAGGCTCCTGAGTAAAGCATAAGCTCTATTTCTCTCCTAAGCTTATCGGCCCGAGTTTCACTCTCCTCGACTTTAGTTAACAGCTCCTCGGCATTTCCTATGTTTCCCTGCAAATACTGAACAAACATCTCCTTGGTGTATTTTAATGTATCTCCGACCATTGTCAAATGATCCCTTATTAGTTTAAACACATCATTCTCTTTTGCCCCAAACATTTTCCACTCCTCCATGTAACTTTTCCATTCCCTTAATTAACCCCCACAGAAGAAAATTAAGGGGAGCTTCAAGCCCAACAGATTTGGCATACTCAACTATTTTTCCGTTTATGTAGTCAATTTCAGTCTTTCTCCCCTTTAATATATCCTGGAGCATGGAATTGTAATTCTCCCTAGTTTTTTTCAATGTCTGGAATAGCAAATCTATTGGATGAACCTCTAATTTTACTCCATTTTGCGTCGCAACCTTACACCCCTCTTTCACAACTTCTACTGCTACAGAAAGCAATTCCTCATTGTCTAGAATTGCCCCATTTTTAACCCGTAACAGAGTGCCAATGGGGTTAATAGCAGAATTAACAATTGCCTTTGCCCATATCCACCCTTCAATGTTCTCACTTACAATAGTTTCTAATCCCGCTCTATTGAAAATTTCGGAAATTTTGTCAACAAATGTGTGACGCCCTTTAGGGTATAAACCAACTACAGTTATTCCTTTTCCCGTCCACTTCACAACCCCTGAGCTCACTAAGATAGCTCCATTTGTAGTTATTCCTCCTATAGGCTTTCCCCCGAACTTTCTTATTTCATCTTCATTTCCTATTCCATTTTGAATACTTAATATCCAAGTGTCCTCCACAATCGCTTTAGAGGCTCTAAGGGCTTCTACTGTAGAGTACGATTTTGTTGCGAGTATTATTAGATCTGGTTTTTCTTCGGGAGGAGAGATTGTAGCAGGAACTTTTATCACCTCTTCTATAATCCCAGTTATCCTAAGCCCTCTCTTATTTATTGCATCTACATGGGGCTTTCTGCCAATAAGAACAACATCCTCACCTGCAGCGAAAAGTAGCCCTCCAAAAAGCGAGCCTATAGCCCCAGCACCCAGAACATAAATTTTCATTCCACATCTCCTCATATTAGTTTGGGGGTAGATATATAAATGCCCTTTGCTCATAAGGTAGTGATGAGAACAGCACTATATTGGGAGCCCCTAGAGGATGGAAAAGTTAAATGCAAGCTTTGCCCGCTAAATTGCATTATAAACCCAGAAAAAAGAGGATCTTGTAAAGTTAGGATTAACATAGATGGAAAGCTCTATACCTTAAATTATGGGAAGGTCTCCTCAATAGCCCTCGATCCCATAGAGAAAAAGCCCCTATTTCACTTCTGGCCAGGCTCCTGTGCATTTTCAATAGGAACTGTAGGATGTAACATGCACTGTAAGCACTGCCAAAATTGGGAAATTAGTCAAGCGGATGAAAGCTTCCCTTACCTTCAAGATGCAACGCCAGAAAGTATAGTGAGGTTAGCAAGACACTACGAATGCGAGAGCATAGCCTACACTTACAACGAACCCACCATATGGTATGAGTTCGTTTTGGACACAGCAAAACTAGCTAAGAAGGAAGGACTAAACAATATTCTGGTAACAAATGGTTACATAAATGAGGAGCCATTTAGAGAGTTAGCAAAATACATAGATGCCATGAACATTGATATAAAAGCATTTAACGACAAATTCTACATGAAAATTTCAAGTGTGCCAAGTGGCGAGCCGAGCAGAAGAACCGCAGTAATTGCCAAAAAAGAATTTGGAATTCACGTTGAGCTAACATACTTAATAATTCCAACTCTTAATGATAATGAAGAAGAAATTAGAAGATTTGCCAGGTGGGTTGTGGAAGAGCTCGGAGATGATACCCCAGTACACTTCTCACGCTTCTTCCCACATTACAAACTGTTGAATTTACCTCCAACCCCTATACAAACTTTGGAAAAAGCTTATAAGATAGCCAAAGAAGAAGGACTCAAGTTCGTGTACCTCGGAAATGTTCCTGGACATGAAGGAGAAAATACATACTGTCCACGTTGTGGAAAATTACTAATAGAAAGATGGGGATTTGAGATATTAAGGTATGAAATAAAAGATGGAAAATGCAAATACTGTGGTGAACAAATCCCTATAGTTGGAGAATATCAAAGGAAAACATACAGGGGAATGTGGTGGTAATATGGTGCTAATAGAGGCAATTTTTTATATTGAAGTGCTAGGAAATGATAAGAAAGCCGTAGAAACTTCTAGCATGGAAATTGAGAAAAAACTAAAAGAAGAGAGAAACGTTAAAATAAAGGGAATATATAGGGATAAAGTCGTTGAAAATGAAGAAGACGAGAAATTTAAATATTCAACAGTCGTTGAAGCCCATGTAGAGGGAAAACTTGGAAATATCGTTGATTTAGTTTTGAAGTATGGACCTACAATAGTTGAAATTGAAAATGTGAAGGGTAACGAGATACATGCAAAAGAGCTTGTTCCAATATTGGGAAGAATAGCATATGTAGTTGGCGCACTCATAGATAAGTTTGGCCCTGTAGTAGCTTACCCAAAACTCGATGCTCTGCCAAAACCCAAAATTGGTTATTCTGAAGAAGAAATTGAGAGGATGATCATCGAAGAAAATCTAATAAGATATAGATTCGCAGTAGAGATTTACGGTAACTCTCTTGGGGAGATAGAAGAAAATTTGAGTAAGGCCCTATTTCTAGAAGGGTGTAAAATAAACAAAATTAAGGTAACCGAGAAAGAAAAAATACCACTAGAGGACAATAAAGTTAGAATAAAGGCTTTAGCTGGTGTGGAACTTCTCTCAGATTTAAAAACTCTTTTTGTTTTAGCTGCCAAATATGCCCCTCTAGCATTTATAATAATTGAACCTGAAATAATAAATATAGACCCGGCAGAGCTTCAATCAACTCTTTCGGAAATAGCAAGTATAGTCAACGATTTAGTTCATAGACCCTTACTGGCAGAATAGAAATAGATATTATCGGCAAACACCGAAAATTTCATAGACACATCATGAAGCTGCTAAAATCTATTACGGCGATTGGCGAGCTTCTTTAATCGTTAGAAAGGGTTTGGAACCGAAAAGTATTTATACCCCGCACTGACACACATATAGATGAAGCCCGTATGGGCAGATTATTGGGAGGTGGAGAAAAATGAAAGTTAAGAAGATTGCGGCCCTTGCAGTTGGTGCCGCAGTAGCTGGTGCAACCCTTGGCTTTGCAAGTGCCCAAGGCGAAGTCCCCGAGATACCAAAGGACTTCTTTGTTAAGGATGGAAAGCCAAACGTTAAGATCGTTGTTGGTAGTGAAGGAGCTGCTATGGACGTTGTGAGCGCAGCCGATATTGCCGCTGCAATTGGAAGCTTACTCTACACCGAGAAGGATGTTGAAGTTACCGACGCTACAGTGGTTGCAAGGAAGGATGTAACCGAACCCATTGAAAAGATACCTGTCTTTGACAACTACGACACAAATACAGCTCACAAATACAAGGTTGGAGACAATCTAAAAGATGTACCAGCCTGGTGGAACGGATCAGACTTTGTAGCTAACTTCTCAACATCAGTTTGGAATGATGGTGTATATGACAAGGCAGTGGAGATCAGGATTGACAATATTGGAAGCGTTGGGAGCTATGACCTTGCAGCAAACCTAACACTTAAGGGAATTGCTCTCGACGGCATAACTGACAGTGAAGTTGATGTAATTGACGACTTTGAGGACTTCACAGTTAACGTAAGTACAGTGGTTGCAAACATATCACTTGTAGTATACAACTATACACTCAAAGGACAACCTACAGTTGACAAGATAACAAAGGATGAAACAATACCAGAAGTAAACCTAATCACAAACTTGTTCCTTGACAACAGCACACTCGCAAAGTTCTATCCAGACTACGACGGTTACACCATAGAGGGAGTTAAGGTTCTTAAGTCAGGAGTTGGTGAAGGAGAAACCCTAAAGATCCTTGACAATGAATATCCAATAGTCTTCATTGGAAAAGACATTCAAGAAACAGCTTGTGGAGATTGCTTCACCTATGGTAAGGACTGGGGCGAGGACTACTACAACCAGGGTGAAACATACAACTTCGGAGACTACAAGGTCACAATCCTTGATATTGATGTTGCAAGAGACAAGGCATTCATAAAGGTTGAGAGCCCAAGTGGAGATACTGAGACAACTACTCTCGCAGTTGGTGGTACAGAGGCACAAACCTTCTTCGACGGAGGCATAAGAATCCAGATAAAGGACACCTTCGTAGGTATCAGCGGTACAAACGCAGTAAAACTCCACGTCTGGACAGACCTCAAGACAGTAAAGAGTGGAGACGAAATAATGCCTGGATGGATAGCAGAGTTCAAGGTCGACAGTGGAAAGATTATATGGTTCGCCCTTGAAAACAAGAACACACTCTCCGACAAGAGAGTGCCATTATTCAACACCTACGCTGTAGACTACAAGGCAACGATAAGGAAGAAGAAAAAAGACGATGTAGAGTACGGTACACTAACAGCCTACATCTACATCGAGCCACTGGAGACACAGTATGAGACAGTAGAGGCAGCAATAGGAGAGTCAATTGATGACTATGAAGTTGTAGACGTCAAAGCTGAGGTCAGTCCAGAGGTTGCTTATATTCCACAGAAGCTAACCGCTCCAATCACAGTCCTTGACACCGAAGTCCTTGAGCAAGGACTAGAGAACGTAGGCAGCAACCTAATCCTAGTGGGTGGTCCAGTCGTCAACAAGGTAACTGCAGCCTTAGCTGAAGACCTAGGAGTTCCACTCACCTACGAAGAGTGGGCCGAGAAGTTCGGTACTGGTAAGGAAGGATGGACTATCGTCTACAAGGAGCAGTGCGGCAAGATTGGAGGCTACGGTGTAGTCCTAGTAGCAGGTAGCGACAGAGAAGGAACCAGAGCAGCTGCAGAGGCATTGCTCGACTACATTGCAAACCTTGAGTGATCCCTTCTCTTCTTCTTTAATTCTTCTTCCCTGGAGGTTTAAATGTGAGAAAGTATATAGCGGGAATTTTTTTGATTACGATTATTTTAGCAAGTATTGGGATTACTGCATATGGATATGCCAAATTTAACAGCATTCTTATATCTTCTCCCGATTTTGTTCAAGAAAAGTACATCGTAATTAAATTCCCAAATTCCACGTATGTTGTCCTTTCTCAGAATGAGTATATAGAGGCCAGATTAAAAGGCTGGAAGCCTCCTGAGGGGAGCATTGGGTACATTATAACTCTCTCTTATAACCCAAAATCTCCTCCCGACTTTGTACTTGAAAAGAGGTATGAAGAGTTTACTATAGTGGTAGGATCACCGGAAGTTAAGACTTGCTCAAAAAACCCAGATGAGTTTAAGGGGAGCTGTACTGAGAGAACTCTTGCTGTAAGCGAAGTAACATTGTTGGTTTCAACACTATTCAAAAGATACTTTTATGCCGAAGCTATAGCTAGGGGGTTAAGTAATGAATCGGCAAAGATGTACGCCTACGAAGAGACTATGAAAAGGAGAAACATTAGGTATCTGAGCCTTTTAGTAAAGGCACAAGTAGGCCTTGGGCTTATCGGCAATGAAAAACACTTGGGAGTTATAATAATGGGACCAGCTGAAGGAGCTAATGAGACGAGTATAATAATTCCCAGGGAGGGCTTAATTATTCTAAAAGGAAAGAGTGACTCCTCACTAAGAGCCGAAGCCATACTACTAGAAAATTTAGTAGGTCTTCAGTTTTCATAATTAAGCTTAAAAATAAACTTTCAATACGGAGTTAGGGGAAGAAAAATGAAAGTAGAGAAAGGAGATGTCATAAGACTTCATTACACTGGAAAGGTTAAAGAAACTGGAGAAATCTTCGACACAACTTATGAGGATGTTGCAAAAGAAGCTAGAATATACAATCCAAACGGAATCTATGGGCCAGTCCCTATAGCGGTTGGAGCGGGACACGTATTGCCCGGACTAGACAAGAGACTTATAGGGCTTGAAGTTAAGAAAAAATACGTCATTGAAGTTCCACCCGAAGAAGGCTTTGGATTGAGAGATCCAGGAAAAATTAAGATTATCCCACTTGGAAAGTTCAGAAAATCTGGAATAATCCCGTACCCTGGGCTAGAAATTGAAGTTGAAACAGAAAATGGGAGAAAAATGAGAGGTAGGGTTCTTACAGTTAGCGGAGGAAGAGTTAGAGTAGACTTCAATCATCCATTAGCAGGAAAGACTCTCGTATATGAAGTTGAAGTTGTTGAGAAAATTGAAGATCCAATAGAAAAGATTAAGGCACTAATAGAACTAAGACTGCCAATGATTGACAAAGATAAGGTTATTATTGAGATTAGTGAAAAAGATGTAAAGCTAAACTTCAAAGACGTTGATATTGATCCAAAGACACTAATTTTGGGCGAAATTCTTCTCGAAAGTGACTTGAAATTTATAGGATATGAGAAAGTTGAATTTGAGCCAACCATTGAAGAGTTATTAAAGCCCAAGTCTGCCGAGGAGCAAGAGTCTCCTAACGAAGAACAGCAAGAGGAGAGTGAGTCTAAAGCGGAAGAATCTTAAGGGATAAAATTAGTTAAATACATGGGAGGACCATGAAGAAGATAAAGATACTTGAACAAGACCTCAAGTTGAGACTTCCAGAAAGAAGCATAGGAAAGGCCATAAAGGCAATTTTGACTCTCAAAGATCTCACCTTTATTCCTTTATCCCCCATTTACCCTCGTGGCTTTCACCCAATAGTAAGGATTAAGAAAAGGTTAGGTGAAGTTGATAAAGAAGTCTTGGTATCGTTAATGGATTTTTCTATTTTAAATAAAAACAACATTCCTCCATGGAACCGGATATTTGACTTCCATTTGGATACAAACTATATAGAGGAAACTTCAATTCAGGGAATTGAGACAATTTTAATTGGGGACAGAGAGGCCATCAGAAGGGCTCTCTACTTATTAGATAACCTAATCCCAACCATATTAAGAAAACCCAGAAAAATTTACACCTTTTTCAATGAGATATACCTTAAATATGGCGAAAATCAATTTATAGGGCTGAAAATTATGGGCTCCATGCTAACATTTAGAAGCCACGGCATTCCATTATCGCAATTACCTAAGATCCTGGGAAGAGGAATTTTTGTGCTTAATTCTCTTTTCTATTCAAAAAATGCAGAATTTTACAGGTTACTTTTTGTTACTTCGCTAGAGACTTTTGGATACTTTTATGAATTCTTCATGAAGCACATTTACCCAAAACTCCCATTAGAACATAGAGAATTCTTAGAGGAAATGCATGACTACAAGAATTTTCTTCAACTATTGTATTTTCACCTCTCTAGAATGAGCGTTGACAAAATAAGAGATGAAGTCGGAATATTAATCCGGAGAAGATCAAGACCTGATAGACCCATTGAATTAGGGATAATATTTAGGGATAGGGGAATCGAAGTAAGAGACAGAATTTCAACGGCTCACATTGATCTTCTAGTTTAAGGGAGGGAACAAAAGTGAGAATATTCATTATAAAGTCCTCTACAGCCCATACTGCTTTTGATTACTCCATTAAAGACATCCCTGGCACAAGCGGAAGGCTTGACTTGATTTGTAGGTCTCTAAATGCAGCATTTCAACTCTCTCATTCCTTTAGAAAAAATGTTAGAGTATACACAGTTCTATATGGACCACCTGACCCTCCAAAGACAATTCGCTTTGAAGGTGCAAAAATTAAACCAAAAACTCTGAATCCTGATGAAGTATCTACTGCAAAGCTAATTGGTAAAATACTAAATGCCGGAAAAGATATAAAGGAGCCAACAAAAGAAAGGGAAGTTCTTCCCGGTATTTATATTAGCAGGATGACATTTGAAGACGTGGTAAGGAAAAACATTAAGTATAACTTGTATTTGCTTGAGGAGAACGGAGTAGATATTGAGAAAGTTAAATTCCCACAGGATAACGTGGGATTCATACTAGGAGATCAAAATGGATTCACAGAGGAGGAGCTCAATTTTCTAGAAGGATTAGTGCCAAAGATAACAATAGGGCCAAAACCCTATCTAACTTCCCATGTTATAGCATTTGTAAACATTTACTTAGACAGAATTGGCATTCCATGAAGCGAAAGGTTTATATAAAAGTTTGTGCTTTATCCCAGCTGAGAAGTCTTTTTCTGTTCTAGCTCGCTCTGGGTAATATTCAAAAGGGGTGTTGCACTTGAAAGAGAAACTTAAGGGAACAACTACAGTAGGCCTAGTTTGTAAGGAAGGAGTAGTACTTGCAGCAGATACAAGAGCTAGCCTAGGAAACATTATCTACGCAAAGAACGTGACAAAGATTCACAAGATTGACGAGCATTTGGCAATTGCAGGGGCGGGAGACGTTGGAGATATACTCAACTTAGTTAGACTCTTAAAAGCCGAGGCAAACCTATACAAATCTACCGTAGGAAAAGAGATGAGCGTTAAGGCATTAGCAACCCTGCTTGCAAACATCTTGAACGGGTCAAAGTACTTCCCCTACTTGGGATGGTTCTTGGTTGGAGGATACGATGAGAAACCCAGACTGTTTTCTGTTGACATGGTGGGGGGAATAACTGAAGATAACTATGCCGCTGCAGGTTCTGGAATGGAATTTGCATACTCAATTTTAGATTCCGAATATAGAGAAGAAATGAGTGTAAATGATGGTATCAAGTTAGCTGTAAAGGCAATTAATGTGGCAATAAAGAGAGATGTGTTCACAGGAGATGGATTGCTCGTTGTAACGATAACAAAAGACGGATACAAAGAATACAGAGGAGCAGAACTAGAAAAAATGTTAAAGTAGTCCAAGGAGGTGACAATTTTGATTAAAAGGGAAACCATGGTTGAAGAAATTCTTAAGGAGATAAGAGAAAAGGTAGCTCAAAAAATACCAAAAGAAGCAAAAATAACCGAAATAGAATTTGAAGGGCCAGAATTAGTCATTTACGTTAAAAATCCTGAGGTTGTAATGAAAGATGGGGAGCTTATAAAAGAGCTGGCGAAAATTCTAAAGAAGAGGATAAGTATTAGACCAGATCCAGATGTTTTGTTACCTCCTGAAGAGGCTGAGAAGTTAATTCTGGAAATTGTTCCAAAAGAGGCTGAAATTACGAATATTTCTTTTGATCCATCCGTAGGAGAAGTTCTAATTGAGGCAAAGAAACCTGGGTTAGTAATTGGAAAAAATGGTGAAACTCTTAGACTAATCACCGAAAAAGTAAGGTGGGCCCCCAAAGTTGTCAGAACGCCTCCACTTCAGAGCCAGACTATCTACCTAATCAGACAAATTCTTCAAACTGAAAGTAAGGATAGAAGAAAGTTCCTGAGGCAAGTTGGGAGAAATATCTACAGAAAGCCCGAATATAAAAGCAGGTGGATTAGAATAACTGGACTTGGAGGATTTAGAGAAGTAGGTAGAAGTGCACTATTAGTACAAACTGATGAAAGTTTCGTGTTGGTTGATTTTGGAATTAACGTTGCTGCCTTAAATGATCCATATAAGGCATTTCCACACTTTGACGCTCCAGAGTTTCAATATGTATTGAAAGAGGGCTTACTGGATGCAATAGTCATTACTCACGCTCATCTTGACCACAGTGGAATGCTTCCATACTTATTCAGATACAATTTATTCGATGGGCCAATATACACAACTCCTCCTACTAGGGATTTAATGGTGTTACTCCAAAAGGATTTTGTGGAGATTCAACAGAGCAATGGACAGGAGCCATTATACAAGCCTAAAGACATAAAGGAAGTCATTAAGCACACAATAACCTTAGATTATGGGGAAGTTAGAGATATATCTCCCGACGTGAGGCTAACACTCCACAATGCTGGCCACATTTTAGGCTCAGCAATCGTTCACTTGCACATAGGGAATGGGTTGCATAACATTGCAGTTACTGGAGACTTTAAATTCATTCCAACAAGATTATTAGAGCCAGCAAGTTACAGATTCCCAAGACTTGAAACTCTAGTCATGGAATCAACGTACGGTGGAGCTAATGATATTCAAATGCCCAGGGAAGAAGCGGAGAAGAGGTTGATAGAAGTCATTCACCAGACCATAAGGAGGGGAGGAAAAGTCCTAATTCCAGCAATGGCAGTGGGGAGGGCTCAAGAAATAATGATGGTGCTAGAGGAGTACGCAAGAGTCGGAGGCATTGATGTCCCAATATATCTCGATGGAATGATTTGGGAAGCTACAGCAATTCATACTGCGTATCCCGAATATTTAAGCAAAACACTGAGGGAACAAATTTTCAAGGAAGACTACAACCCATTCTTAAGTGAAATCTTTCATCCAGTGGCCAATTCGAAAGAGAGGCAGGACATTATTGATAGCAATGAGCCCGCAATAATCATAGCCTCTTCTGGTATGTTAGTTGGAGGACCAAGCGTAGAATATTTCAAGCAGTTGGCCTCTGATAAGAGAAACTCAATCATCTTCGTAAGTTATCAAGCTGAAGGAACACTTGGAAGACAGGTGCAGAGTGGAGTTAGAGAGATTCCAATGATAGGAGAAAGTGGAAGAACAGAGGTCATAAAAGTGAACATGGAGGTTCATACAATTGATGGATTCTCGGGTCATGCTGACAGAAAAGAACTAATGAATTACGTAGCTAAGGTTAGACCAAGACCCGAGAGGGTAATTACAGTTCATGGGGAGCCTCAAAAATGTTTGGATTTAGCTACGAGCATTCACAAGAAGTTTGGACTCTCCACTAGGGCTCCAAACAATCTCGACACCATTCGACTGAGGTGATGCCATGAAATGTCCGAAATGCGGGAGAGAGTGGACTACTTTTATTCCCCCCTTTTGTACTTGTGGGGCTGAACTTGAAATTAGCTATGACTACTCTAAAGTAGATGTTAGAAAGTGGAAGAACAGACTTTCTTCTGTATGGAAATATCGAGAGCTTCTTCCCCCTGTAAAGAGAATGATTACACTGCGAGAGGGTGGAACTCCGTTAATAAAGGCAAGAATTTCAGAAAAAATTGGGATAGATGTGTATATTAAGGATGAAACTAGAAATCCCACAGGTTCATTTAGGGATAGACTAGCTACAGTTGCCATTTCTTATGGTTTACCTTATGCATCCAACGGATTTATTGTAGCTAGTGATGGAAATGCTGCAGTTTCAGTTGCAGCTTATGCTGCAAGAGCTGAAAAGGAAGCGTTTGTAGTAATCCCAAGGAAAGTTGACAGGGGGAAGTTAATACAGATGATGGCCTTTGGGGCCAAAATCATTAGATTTGGGGAAAGTGTTGACGAGGCAATAGAGTATGCAAGGGAAATAGCAAAGCTCAATGGCCTTTATAACGTCACGCCAGAAGATAATATTATTGGACTTGAAGGTCAAAAAACAATAGCCTTTGAACTTTGGGAAGAGCTAAATCCCACCCACGTAGTAGTTCCAACTGGTAGTGGAAGTTATATTTATTCAATTTACAAGGGATTTAAGGAGTTAATGGAAATCGGGGTTCTTGAGGAAATTCCTAATTTGATAGCCGTTCAAACTGATAAATGCAATCCTATAGCATCTGAAGTTCTGGGAACAAAGAAGAAATGCACAGAAACAAAAGCTCTCGGCTTGTACGTTAAAAATCCAGTTATGAAAAACAAGGCAGTTAAAGCTATAAAAGAAAGCAAAGGTACTGCAGTAATTGTAAATGAGGAAGAAATCATG contains:
- a CDS encoding S-layer protein; this encodes MKVKKIAALAVGAAVAGATLGFASAQGEVPEIPKDFFVKDGKPNVKIVVGSEGAAMDVVSAADIAAAIGSLLYTEKDVEVTDATVVARKDVTEPIEKIPVFDNYDTNTAHKYKVGDNLKDVPAWWNGSDFVANFSTSVWNDGVYDKAVEIRIDNIGSVGSYDLAANLTLKGIALDGITDSEVDVIDDFEDFTVNVSTVVANISLVVYNYTLKGQPTVDKITKDETIPEVNLITNLFLDNSTLAKFYPDYDGYTIEGVKVLKSGVGEGETLKILDNEYPIVFIGKDIQETACGDCFTYGKDWGEDYYNQGETYNFGDYKVTILDIDVARDKAFIKVESPSGDTETTTLAVGGTEAQTFFDGGIRIQIKDTFVGISGTNAVKLHVWTDLKTVKSGDEIMPGWIAEFKVDSGKIIWFALENKNTLSDKRVPLFNTYAVDYKATIRKKKKDDVEYGTLTAYIYIEPLETQYETVEAAIGESIDDYEVVDVKAEVSPEVAYIPQKLTAPITVLDTEVLEQGLENVGSNLILVGGPVVNKVTAALAEDLGVPLTYEEWAEKFGTGKEGWTIVYKEQCGKIGGYGVVLVAGSDREGTRAAAEALLDYIANLE
- a CDS encoding FKBP-type peptidyl-prolyl cis-trans isomerase, which codes for MKVEKGDVIRLHYTGKVKETGEIFDTTYEDVAKEARIYNPNGIYGPVPIAVGAGHVLPGLDKRLIGLEVKKKYVIEVPPEEGFGLRDPGKIKIIPLGKFRKSGIIPYPGLEIEVETENGRKMRGRVLTVSGGRVRVDFNHPLAGKTLVYEVEVVEKIEDPIEKIKALIELRLPMIDKDKVIIEISEKDVKLNFKDVDIDPKTLILGEILLESDLKFIGYEKVEFEPTIEELLKPKSAEEQESPNEEQQEESESKAEES
- the amrS gene encoding AmmeMemoRadiSam system radical SAM enzyme codes for the protein MRTALYWEPLEDGKVKCKLCPLNCIINPEKRGSCKVRINIDGKLYTLNYGKVSSIALDPIEKKPLFHFWPGSCAFSIGTVGCNMHCKHCQNWEISQADESFPYLQDATPESIVRLARHYECESIAYTYNEPTIWYEFVLDTAKLAKKEGLNNILVTNGYINEEPFRELAKYIDAMNIDIKAFNDKFYMKISSVPSGEPSRRTAVIAKKEFGIHVELTYLIIPTLNDNEEEIRRFARWVVEELGDDTPVHFSRFFPHYKLLNLPPTPIQTLEKAYKIAKEEGLKFVYLGNVPGHEGENTYCPRCGKLLIERWGFEILRYEIKDGKCKYCGEQIPIVGEYQRKTYRGMWW
- a CDS encoding TIGR00153 family protein; amino-acid sequence: MFGAKENDVFKLIRDHLTMVGDTLKYTKEMFVQYLQGNIGNAEELLTKVEESETRADKLRREIELMLYSGAFIPANRGDYIRLVELIDNVADAAESAAHTLIFAKPAVPPEYKEKILILINESLKTFEYLKEAVVSLETDVDRALEYSKSTEAQEEDADKIEYSLLRKIFEDENISTYAKLIWNQIITKIGDIADRAEDASDHIMLMAVKRR
- the trmY gene encoding tRNA (pseudouridine(54)-N(1))-methyltransferase TrmY; this encodes MRIFIIKSSTAHTAFDYSIKDIPGTSGRLDLICRSLNAAFQLSHSFRKNVRVYTVLYGPPDPPKTIRFEGAKIKPKTLNPDEVSTAKLIGKILNAGKDIKEPTKEREVLPGIYISRMTFEDVVRKNIKYNLYLLEENGVDIEKVKFPQDNVGFILGDQNGFTEEELNFLEGLVPKITIGPKPYLTSHVIAFVNIYLDRIGIP
- a CDS encoding 2-dehydropantoate 2-reductase — encoded protein: MKIYVLGAGAIGSLFGGLLFAAGEDVVLIGRKPHVDAINKRGLRITGIIEEVIKVPATISPPEEKPDLIILATKSYSTVEALRASKAIVEDTWILSIQNGIGNEDEIRKFGGKPIGGITTNGAILVSSGVVKWTGKGITVVGLYPKGRHTFVDKISEIFNRAGLETIVSENIEGWIWAKAIVNSAINPIGTLLRVKNGAILDNEELLSVAVEVVKEGCKVATQNGVKLEVHPIDLLFQTLKKTRENYNSMLQDILKGRKTEIDYINGKIVEYAKSVGLEAPLNFLLWGLIKGMEKLHGGVENVWGKRE
- a CDS encoding beta-CASP ribonuclease aCPSF1, with amino-acid sequence MIKRETMVEEILKEIREKVAQKIPKEAKITEIEFEGPELVIYVKNPEVVMKDGELIKELAKILKKRISIRPDPDVLLPPEEAEKLILEIVPKEAEITNISFDPSVGEVLIEAKKPGLVIGKNGETLRLITEKVRWAPKVVRTPPLQSQTIYLIRQILQTESKDRRKFLRQVGRNIYRKPEYKSRWIRITGLGGFREVGRSALLVQTDESFVLVDFGINVAALNDPYKAFPHFDAPEFQYVLKEGLLDAIVITHAHLDHSGMLPYLFRYNLFDGPIYTTPPTRDLMVLLQKDFVEIQQSNGQEPLYKPKDIKEVIKHTITLDYGEVRDISPDVRLTLHNAGHILGSAIVHLHIGNGLHNIAVTGDFKFIPTRLLEPASYRFPRLETLVMESTYGGANDIQMPREEAEKRLIEVIHQTIRRGGKVLIPAMAVGRAQEIMMVLEEYARVGGIDVPIYLDGMIWEATAIHTAYPEYLSKTLREQIFKEDYNPFLSEIFHPVANSKERQDIIDSNEPAIIIASSGMLVGGPSVEYFKQLASDKRNSIIFVSYQAEGTLGRQVQSGVREIPMIGESGRTEVIKVNMEVHTIDGFSGHADRKELMNYVAKVRPRPERVITVHGEPQKCLDLATSIHKKFGLSTRAPNNLDTIRLR
- the psmB gene encoding archaeal proteasome endopeptidase complex subunit beta; this translates as MLHLKEKLKGTTTVGLVCKEGVVLAADTRASLGNIIYAKNVTKIHKIDEHLAIAGAGDVGDILNLVRLLKAEANLYKSTVGKEMSVKALATLLANILNGSKYFPYLGWFLVGGYDEKPRLFSVDMVGGITEDNYAAAGSGMEFAYSILDSEYREEMSVNDGIKLAVKAINVAIKRDVFTGDGLLVVTITKDGYKEYRGAELEKMLK